A window of the Bradyrhizobium diazoefficiens genome harbors these coding sequences:
- a CDS encoding LysR family transcriptional regulator, with product MADPDLRDLDAFVAVARTRNFRRAAVEIRVSVSSLSQRLRDLEERLGVRLMNRTTRSVALTEAGELLLSRVGPALREVGDALDQVRGLREVASGRLRINAPPPAVDLVLTPMVGPFLAAYPQVDLDVVSESGFVDIVSAGYDAGVRYGEHLAQDMVAIPLSGPQHYVVVASPAYVARRGRPKHPKDLLDHDCIRARYSSGVMHDWEFEKAGQIMKVDPPAKLISTNMSLAMRAALDGVGIWASLDGYVGDAVKSGALVGLMEDWCEPFPGPFLYYPSRRQVPPALRAFIDFVADWRKRSK from the coding sequence ATGGCCGATCCCGACCTGCGCGATCTCGACGCCTTCGTGGCGGTCGCCCGCACCCGCAATTTCCGGCGGGCGGCGGTCGAAATTCGCGTGTCTGTGTCGAGCCTTAGCCAGCGGTTACGGGATCTGGAGGAGCGTCTCGGCGTCCGCCTGATGAACCGCACCACCCGCAGCGTCGCGCTGACGGAGGCAGGCGAGCTGTTGCTGTCGCGGGTTGGCCCGGCCTTGCGCGAGGTCGGCGATGCCCTGGATCAGGTGCGAGGCCTGCGCGAGGTTGCCTCGGGCCGCCTGCGCATCAACGCGCCGCCGCCGGCGGTGGATCTCGTGCTCACGCCGATGGTCGGGCCTTTTCTCGCGGCCTATCCGCAGGTCGACCTCGATGTCGTCTCCGAAAGCGGCTTCGTCGACATCGTCAGCGCGGGCTATGATGCCGGCGTGCGCTATGGCGAACACCTCGCGCAGGACATGGTGGCGATTCCGCTGAGCGGTCCGCAGCATTATGTCGTGGTCGCGTCGCCGGCTTACGTCGCGCGCCGCGGCCGACCGAAACATCCAAAGGATCTGCTCGATCACGATTGCATCCGCGCGCGCTACTCGAGCGGCGTCATGCATGATTGGGAGTTCGAGAAAGCCGGCCAGATCATGAAGGTCGATCCGCCTGCAAAACTGATATCGACGAACATGAGTCTTGCGATGCGCGCCGCGCTCGACGGCGTCGGCATCTGGGCAAGCCTCGATGGCTATGTCGGCGACGCCGTGAAGTCCGGTGCGCTGGTCGGCTTGATGGAAGATTGGTGCGAGCCGTTCCCGGGTCCGTTCCTGTATTATCCGAGCCGGCGCCAGGTGCCGCCGGCGCTGCGCGCCTTCATCGATTTTGTCGCCGATTGGCGCAAGCGCAGCAAATAA
- a CDS encoding aldo/keto reductase: MEQRKLGSTGPNVSALGLGCMGMSEVYGAADRGEAIATIHAALDAGITLLDTGDFYAMGHNEMLVREALKNVAREKVQISVKFGALRGPAGEFVGMDTRPAATRNFLAYSLQRLGTDYIDVYRPARLDPSVPIEETIGGIADLVKAGYVRHIGLSEVGSDTIRRAHAVHPIADLQIEYSLIERGIERDILKTCRELGIAITAYGVLARGLISGHWSKESGKTGRDYRLMTPRFQGANLDANLALVEQLRTIAAEIGATPAQVAIAWVAAQGKEIVPLVGARTRNRLSEALGATRVTLTPAHLAALAKAFPPNVAAGTRYAAEQMAHLDSEKPATK; this comes from the coding sequence ATGGAACAGCGCAAACTCGGTTCGACCGGCCCCAACGTCTCCGCCCTTGGCCTCGGCTGCATGGGCATGTCCGAAGTCTACGGCGCCGCCGATCGTGGCGAAGCCATCGCCACCATTCACGCCGCGCTCGATGCCGGCATCACGCTGCTCGACACCGGCGATTTCTACGCCATGGGTCACAATGAGATGCTGGTGCGCGAGGCGCTGAAAAATGTCGCGCGCGAAAAAGTGCAGATCAGCGTGAAGTTCGGCGCGCTGCGCGGTCCGGCTGGCGAATTTGTCGGAATGGACACGCGGCCAGCCGCAACCAGGAATTTCTTGGCCTATTCGCTGCAACGCCTCGGCACCGACTACATCGATGTCTATCGCCCGGCGCGTCTCGATCCCTCTGTGCCGATCGAGGAGACGATCGGCGGCATCGCTGATCTCGTGAAGGCAGGCTATGTCAGGCATATCGGTCTGTCCGAGGTTGGCTCCGACACCATCCGCCGCGCACATGCGGTGCATCCGATCGCCGATCTCCAGATCGAATATTCGCTGATCGAGCGTGGCATTGAGCGCGACATCCTGAAAACCTGCCGCGAGCTCGGCATCGCCATCACCGCCTATGGCGTGCTGGCGCGCGGCCTGATCAGCGGCCATTGGTCGAAGGAGTCCGGCAAGACCGGCAGGGATTACCGGCTGATGACACCACGCTTCCAGGGCGCGAATCTCGACGCCAATCTCGCGCTGGTGGAGCAGCTGCGCACTATTGCCGCCGAGATCGGCGCAACGCCGGCACAGGTCGCGATCGCCTGGGTCGCCGCGCAGGGCAAGGAGATCGTGCCGCTGGTCGGCGCCCGCACCCGCAACCGTCTTTCCGAGGCGCTCGGCGCGACCAGGGTGACGCTGACGCCGGCACATCTCGCCGCCCTGGCAAAAGCCTTCCCGCCAAACGTTGCCGCCGGCACGCGCTATGCGGCCGAGCAGATGGCGCATCTCGACAGCGAAAAACCGGCGACGAAGTAG
- a CDS encoding HesA/MoeB/ThiF family protein has product MLSPDELERYARHIVLRDVGGPGQAALKRASALVIGAGGLGAPALMYLAAAGIGTLGVVDDDVVSLSNLQRQVIHTTPDIGRHKVESAAERIAALNPHVRFVGHATWLNADNALSLIGDYDLVLDGSDNFSTRYLVSDACFFAKRPLITAALGTFDGSLTTIRAHETNEQGLFNPTYRCLFPEAPPPGTVPACAEAGVMGALAGVMGSMMAMEAIREIVGFGDGLVGRLLMIDARAMRFETLRYARDPANPLNGDGPVMTDLSAHRT; this is encoded by the coding sequence TTGCTCAGCCCGGACGAACTCGAACGCTATGCCCGCCATATCGTCTTGCGCGATGTCGGCGGTCCCGGCCAGGCTGCGCTGAAGCGGGCCTCCGCGCTGGTGATCGGCGCTGGCGGGCTCGGCGCGCCGGCTCTGATGTATCTGGCTGCGGCCGGCATCGGCACGCTCGGCGTGGTCGACGACGACGTCGTGTCGCTGTCCAACCTGCAGCGCCAAGTGATCCACACGACGCCCGACATCGGCCGGCACAAGGTCGAGAGCGCGGCCGAGCGGATCGCGGCGCTCAATCCGCATGTCCGCTTCGTTGGCCACGCCACCTGGCTCAATGCCGACAATGCGCTGAGCCTGATCGGCGACTACGATCTCGTGCTCGACGGCTCCGACAATTTCTCGACGCGCTATCTGGTCTCGGATGCCTGCTTCTTCGCGAAGCGGCCGCTGATCACCGCGGCGCTCGGCACGTTCGACGGCTCGCTCACCACCATCCGCGCGCATGAGACAAACGAGCAGGGCCTGTTCAACCCGACCTATCGCTGCCTGTTTCCCGAGGCGCCGCCGCCCGGTACCGTGCCGGCCTGCGCCGAGGCCGGCGTCATGGGCGCGCTTGCGGGCGTCATGGGCTCGATGATGGCAATGGAGGCGATCCGCGAGATCGTCGGCTTTGGCGACGGCCTGGTCGGCCGCCTCCTGATGATCGATGCACGCGCGATGCGCTTCGAGACGCTGCGCTATGCGCGCGATCCGGCCAATCCGCTCAACGGCGATGGGCCGGTCATGACTGACCTCAGCGCCCATCGCACCTGA
- a CDS encoding serine protease gives MRSMLAATLMLASATGTSAQMTTPQVPGAKPKVVQTVPIKPPALQTASETADAMAQTERLSLQSDLAWVGEYNGAITGDVSSRMVDAIKEYQKAKGGKPTGVLNPQERAALAETARRKQDSVGWKIVTEMTSGARLGIPSKLVPQQATDANGSKWSSPTGTVQVLLSRRKEANPTTAKLADAEKKEPAGRKVDYTVVKPDFFVLSGLQGLKKFYVRGTFKGDEVRIMTILYDQATENTVEPVVIAMSSAFNAFPSGPQAGPPPRKAVEYGTGIVVSDDGAIITDRLVTDSCLAITIGGYGNADRLAEDGEHDLALLHIYGARGLKPLSLAGGAAKTSVDLVGVADPQSQGGAAGVSTVKAALASVGGGDAALSPPPAVGFSGGPAVDGEGKFAGLVLLKPAMVAGPATTVPASQAVMVSPDAVRDFLKANGVAANGTSTDAQAAVVRVICVRK, from the coding sequence ATGAGATCGATGCTTGCGGCAACACTGATGTTGGCGTCCGCCACAGGCACCAGCGCCCAGATGACGACCCCGCAGGTCCCCGGCGCCAAGCCGAAGGTGGTCCAGACGGTTCCGATCAAGCCGCCCGCCCTGCAGACGGCGTCGGAAACCGCGGACGCGATGGCGCAAACCGAGCGGCTATCGCTGCAGTCCGACCTCGCCTGGGTCGGCGAATATAACGGCGCCATCACCGGCGACGTCAGCTCCCGCATGGTCGACGCCATCAAGGAGTACCAGAAAGCCAAGGGCGGCAAGCCAACCGGCGTGCTCAATCCGCAGGAGCGCGCCGCGCTCGCCGAGACCGCGCGGCGCAAGCAGGACAGCGTCGGCTGGAAAATCGTGACGGAGATGACCAGCGGCGCGCGGCTCGGCATTCCCTCAAAGCTGGTGCCGCAGCAGGCCACAGACGCCAACGGCTCGAAATGGAGCTCGCCGACGGGAACGGTGCAGGTGCTGCTGAGCCGCCGTAAGGAGGCGAACCCCACGACCGCAAAGCTCGCGGACGCCGAGAAGAAGGAACCGGCCGGACGCAAGGTCGACTACACCGTGGTGAAGCCCGACTTCTTCGTGCTGTCGGGATTGCAGGGCCTGAAGAAATTTTACGTGCGCGGCACCTTCAAGGGCGACGAAGTCCGCATCATGACGATCTTGTACGACCAGGCGACCGAGAACACGGTCGAGCCGGTCGTGATCGCGATGTCGAGTGCGTTCAATGCATTCCCGTCAGGGCCGCAGGCTGGACCGCCGCCGCGCAAAGCCGTCGAATACGGCACCGGCATCGTCGTCAGCGATGACGGCGCGATCATCACCGATCGCCTCGTCACGGATTCCTGTCTCGCCATCACCATCGGCGGCTACGGCAATGCGGATCGTCTCGCCGAGGACGGGGAGCACGACCTCGCGCTGCTGCACATCTATGGCGCACGTGGCTTGAAGCCGCTCAGCCTCGCCGGCGGAGCGGCCAAAACAAGCGTCGATCTCGTCGGCGTCGCCGATCCGCAGAGCCAGGGCGGCGCGGCCGGCGTGTCGACCGTCAAGGCCGCGCTGGCATCGGTCGGTGGCGGTGATGCCGCACTGTCGCCGCCACCAGCCGTTGGATTTTCCGGCGGGCCGGCGGTTGATGGCGAGGGCAAGTTCGCCGGCCTTGTGCTGTTGAAGCCGGCAATGGTTGCGGGGCCGGCGACAACGGTGCCGGCATCACAGGCGGTGATGGTTTCCCCTGATGCTGTGCGCGATTTCCTGAAAGCGAACGGCGTCGCCGCCAACGGCACGTCGACGGATGCTCAGGCAGCGGTCGTGCGCGTGATCTGCGTGCGGAAGTAA
- the ggt gene encoding gamma-glutamyltransferase, translating to MGGNWRDRTATSFECQKMPAVASRGMVVSNHPLASSAGAEMLAAGGNAIDAAIATLFTLTVVEPMMVGIIGGGMAHIRLADGSHRFIDGQSTVPAAVRDTTYTSRPGSAHDVFDTVGNENLNGPKAVATPGSLKAWCETLRRFGTMSLAEIMQPAIKHAARGYAATPYLHECIRESAVAMRKDKPIAAIYLPDGEQLKVGDRVVQAEYAETLRYIADHGEKALYEGPLGDILVDYMEKAGGFIRRNDLTSYKTVERQPIRADYRGWTILGPPPPAASGVHIAQMLNILEGYDIGGLGFGTSETIHYLAEVLKIAFADRAAASGDPDYVGVPVEKLTSKAYAEERRRAIDPARAQAFGAGVTQLESAHTTHMTAADSFGNVVATTQTINNLFGAKIMIPGLGAIANNYMNLFDPRPGHALSLAPGKRVTTSMSPMMALRDGKLRYALGLPGGKRIFPSAMQALVNLIDHGMSLQEAVEAPRVWTEGNALEVEQAVPESVRARLAALGHKVQPVATVAGGMNGIAFHDDGTMTGAACWRADGTPVGISGGLAKSGIRFRLN from the coding sequence ATGGGCGGAAATTGGCGCGACAGGACGGCAACGAGCTTTGAGTGTCAGAAGATGCCGGCGGTCGCGAGCCGCGGCATGGTGGTGAGCAACCATCCCCTGGCCTCCAGCGCCGGCGCCGAGATGCTGGCCGCCGGCGGCAACGCCATCGATGCTGCGATCGCCACCCTGTTCACGCTGACCGTGGTCGAGCCCATGATGGTCGGCATCATCGGCGGCGGCATGGCGCATATCCGCCTCGCCGACGGCAGCCACCGCTTCATCGACGGCCAGAGCACGGTGCCGGCGGCGGTCCGCGACACCACCTACACCTCCAGGCCGGGCTCGGCCCACGACGTGTTCGACACCGTTGGCAACGAGAACCTGAACGGCCCGAAGGCGGTTGCCACGCCGGGCTCGCTGAAAGCCTGGTGCGAGACGCTGCGCCGGTTCGGCACCATGAGCCTCGCCGAAATCATGCAGCCCGCAATCAAGCATGCCGCGCGCGGCTACGCCGCGACGCCGTACTTGCATGAATGCATCCGCGAGAGCGCCGTCGCGATGCGCAAGGACAAGCCGATCGCGGCGATCTATTTGCCTGATGGAGAGCAACTCAAGGTTGGCGACCGCGTGGTGCAGGCTGAATATGCCGAGACACTTCGTTATATCGCCGACCACGGCGAGAAAGCGCTCTACGAGGGGCCGCTCGGCGACATTCTCGTCGACTACATGGAGAAGGCCGGCGGCTTCATCCGCCGCAACGATCTGACGAGCTACAAGACCGTCGAGCGCCAGCCAATCCGCGCCGACTATCGCGGCTGGACCATTTTGGGGCCACCGCCGCCCGCGGCCTCCGGCGTGCACATCGCACAGATGCTGAACATCCTGGAAGGCTACGACATCGGCGGGCTCGGCTTCGGCACATCAGAGACCATCCACTACCTCGCCGAAGTCCTGAAGATCGCCTTCGCCGACCGCGCCGCCGCCAGCGGCGACCCAGACTATGTCGGCGTGCCCGTGGAGAAGCTGACGTCAAAAGCCTACGCCGAGGAGCGCCGCCGCGCCATCGATCCGGCGCGGGCGCAGGCTTTTGGCGCCGGCGTGACGCAGCTCGAAAGCGCGCACACCACGCACATGACGGCGGCAGACAGCTTCGGCAACGTGGTCGCGACCACGCAGACCATCAACAATCTGTTCGGCGCCAAGATCATGATTCCGGGTCTCGGCGCCATCGCCAACAATTACATGAACCTGTTCGATCCGCGGCCGGGCCATGCGCTGTCGCTGGCGCCGGGCAAGCGCGTGACGACCTCGATGTCGCCGATGATGGCGCTTCGTGACGGCAAGCTGCGCTACGCGTTGGGCCTCCCCGGCGGAAAGCGCATCTTCCCAAGCGCGATGCAGGCGCTGGTCAATCTGATCGACCACGGCATGAGCCTGCAGGAAGCGGTCGAAGCGCCGCGGGTCTGGACCGAGGGCAACGCGCTCGAGGTCGAGCAAGCCGTTCCAGAGAGCGTCCGTGCGAGGCTCGCGGCGTTGGGCCACAAGGTGCAGCCGGTCGCGACGGTCGCCGGCGGCATGAACGGGATCGCCTTCCACGACGACGGCACCATGACCGGCGCCGCCTGCTGGCGCGCGGACGGCACGCCGGTCGGGATCTCCGGCGGCCTTGCGAAGAGCGGGATCAGGTTCAGGCTGAATTGA
- the mutM gene encoding bifunctional DNA-formamidopyrimidine glycosylase/DNA-(apurinic or apyrimidinic site) lyase: protein MPELPEVETVRRGLQPVMEGAKIVVAEARRPDLRFPFQPDFVARLQGQIVTGLGRRAKYLMADLASGDVLLMHLGMSGSFRVIKPDNEAAPGEFHYPRGKDSTHDHVLFRMSSGADIVFNDPRRFGYMKVIARSALDDEPLLRDLGPEPLGNEFDAAMLASSCQDKTTSLKAALLDQRVVAGLGNIYVCEALHRSHLSPRRIAATLSTKKGESTDHAKRLVGAIHTVLNDAIKAGGSSLRDHRQTSGELGYFQHSFKVYDREGEVCKTPRCGGTIKRFTQNGRSTFWCPKCQK from the coding sequence ATGCCTGAATTGCCCGAAGTCGAGACCGTCCGCCGTGGCCTTCAGCCCGTCATGGAGGGTGCGAAAATCGTCGTCGCGGAGGCCCGCCGGCCGGATCTGCGGTTTCCGTTCCAGCCCGACTTCGTGGCCCGGCTCCAGGGGCAGATCGTCACGGGGCTCGGCCGCCGTGCAAAATATCTCATGGCCGATCTCGCCTCCGGCGACGTGCTGTTGATGCATCTGGGCATGTCGGGCTCGTTCCGCGTCATCAAGCCGGACAACGAGGCTGCGCCCGGCGAGTTTCACTATCCTAGGGGCAAGGATTCCACGCACGACCACGTGCTGTTTCGGATGTCCTCCGGCGCGGACATCGTCTTCAACGATCCGCGCCGTTTCGGTTACATGAAAGTGATCGCGCGCAGCGCGCTCGACGACGAGCCGTTGCTGCGCGACCTCGGCCCCGAGCCGCTCGGCAACGAGTTCGATGCGGCGATGCTGGCGAGCTCCTGCCAAGACAAGACCACCAGCCTGAAGGCCGCACTGCTCGACCAGCGCGTGGTCGCGGGTCTCGGCAACATCTATGTCTGCGAAGCCCTGCACCGCTCGCATCTGTCGCCGCGCCGGATCGCCGCGACGCTCTCGACCAAGAAGGGTGAGTCGACCGATCACGCAAAGCGGTTGGTCGGTGCGATCCACACCGTGCTGAACGACGCCATCAAGGCCGGCGGCTCGTCCCTGCGCGACCATCGCCAGACCTCGGGCGAGCTCGGCTATTTCCAGCATTCGTTCAAGGTTTACGACCGCGAGGGCGAAGTCTGCAAGACACCGCGTTGCGGCGGCACGATCAAGCGCTTCACCCAGAACGGCCGGTCGACGTTCTGGTGTCCGAAATGCCAGAAGTGA
- the ubiE gene encoding bifunctional demethylmenaquinone methyltransferase/2-methoxy-6-polyprenyl-1,4-benzoquinol methylase UbiE has translation MDRPGETTHFGFKDVPLGDKQTLVNDVFHSVASRYDLMNDLMSGGLHRVWKDIMINALDPPRGDRPFALLDVAGGTGDISFRAAKAAGPGFHATVCDINSAMLAVGRERAAKRHLETQVDFVEGNAEALAFADRSFDAYTIAFGIRNVPEIDKALREAYRVLKPGSRFLCLEFSTVEMPGLDKIYDLFSFKVIPPLGRMVTGDAESYQYLVESIRKFPKPNVFADMIRDAGFSRVSFQTLTGGIVALHSGWRL, from the coding sequence ATGGATCGGCCGGGCGAAACCACGCATTTTGGCTTCAAAGACGTTCCCCTGGGGGACAAGCAGACGCTGGTCAACGATGTGTTTCACAGCGTGGCGTCGCGCTATGACTTGATGAACGATTTGATGTCCGGCGGCCTGCATCGGGTCTGGAAGGACATCATGATCAACGCGCTGGATCCGCCGCGCGGCGACCGGCCGTTTGCATTGCTCGACGTTGCCGGCGGCACCGGCGACATCTCGTTCCGCGCCGCCAAGGCCGCAGGTCCGGGCTTCCATGCCACCGTCTGCGACATCAATTCCGCCATGCTGGCGGTCGGCCGCGAGCGTGCCGCCAAGCGCCACCTCGAGACTCAGGTCGATTTCGTCGAGGGCAATGCCGAAGCGCTCGCCTTCGCCGACCGCAGCTTCGACGCATATACGATCGCCTTCGGCATTCGCAATGTGCCTGAGATCGACAAGGCGCTGCGCGAGGCCTATCGCGTGCTAAAGCCGGGTAGCCGCTTCCTGTGCCTGGAATTCTCCACCGTCGAGATGCCCGGCCTCGACAAGATCTATGATCTGTTCTCGTTCAAGGTGATCCCGCCGCTCGGCCGCATGGTGACGGGCGACGCCGAATCCTACCAATATCTCGTCGAATCGATCCGCAAGTTTCCGAAGCCAAATGTGTTCGCCGATATGATCCGCGACGCCGGCTTCTCGCGCGTGAGCTTTCAGACCCTGACCGGCGGCATCGTCGCACTGCATTCGGGCTGGCGTTTGTGA
- the ubiB gene encoding 2-polyprenylphenol 6-hydroxylase, with translation MISAITHISRLIRAAFVFAREGVFGAVDPSLVPPPGQLALKLARIIERRGDKQGPRISRALTRMGPAYLKLGQFLATRPDVVGFNMARDLESLQDRLPPFSQAEAETTISTSLERPLKDVFVSFGPPVAAASIAQVHRGEVERDGVRKPVAVKVLRPNVASRFRRDLSDFFFVAHKAEAYSSEARRLRLIEVINTMSRSVAMEMDLRLEAAALSEMAENTRDDPDFRIPTVDWDRTTHNVLTMEWIDGIALNDHKRLEEAQVDLPDLGRKVIQSFLRHALRDGFFHADMHPGNLFLDDAGRLVAVDFGIMGRLGMKERRFLAEILLGFITRDYRRVAEVHFEAGYVPAHHSVENFAQAIRAIGEPIHNRTAEEISMARLLTLLLEVTGLFDMTTRPELILLQKTMVVVEGVARGFDPRLDIWKVADPVVREWIERNLGPIGRVQGALAGGGDLARILMRLPDLAARSVAVLEQFETMTREGLRLSPESIAAMGRSEGRKNRWRTVALWIIAATFIGILIAVRNL, from the coding sequence GTGATCTCTGCCATCACCCACATTTCGCGCCTGATCCGCGCCGCGTTCGTCTTTGCGCGCGAGGGCGTGTTCGGCGCCGTCGACCCGAGCCTGGTGCCGCCGCCTGGACAGCTTGCGCTGAAACTCGCGCGTATCATCGAACGCCGTGGCGACAAGCAGGGACCACGGATCTCGCGCGCGCTGACACGGATGGGCCCGGCCTATCTCAAGCTCGGTCAGTTCCTGGCGACGCGTCCCGATGTCGTCGGCTTCAACATGGCGCGCGACCTCGAAAGCCTTCAGGACCGCCTGCCGCCGTTTTCGCAAGCGGAGGCCGAAACGACAATCTCGACATCGCTGGAACGGCCGCTGAAGGATGTATTCGTGAGTTTCGGCCCGCCGGTGGCGGCCGCCTCGATCGCGCAGGTGCATCGCGGTGAGGTCGAACGCGATGGCGTCCGCAAGCCGGTTGCGGTCAAGGTGCTCAGGCCGAACGTGGCGTCGCGCTTCCGCCGCGACCTTTCCGATTTCTTCTTCGTCGCCCACAAGGCCGAGGCCTATTCATCCGAGGCCCGGCGCCTGCGCCTGATCGAAGTCATCAACACCATGTCGCGCTCGGTCGCGATGGAGATGGATTTGCGGCTCGAGGCGGCCGCGCTGTCCGAGATGGCGGAGAACACGCGCGACGATCCTGATTTCCGCATTCCGACCGTCGACTGGGACCGCACCACGCACAACGTGCTGACGATGGAGTGGATCGACGGCATTGCGCTGAACGATCACAAGCGCCTGGAGGAGGCGCAGGTCGATTTGCCCGATCTCGGCCGCAAGGTAATCCAGAGTTTTCTGCGCCACGCGCTGCGCGACGGCTTCTTCCACGCCGACATGCATCCGGGCAATCTGTTCCTGGACGATGCCGGTCGTCTCGTCGCGGTCGATTTCGGCATCATGGGGCGGCTCGGCATGAAGGAGCGGCGCTTCCTCGCCGAAATCCTGCTCGGCTTCATCACCCGCGACTATCGCCGCGTCGCCGAAGTGCATTTCGAGGCGGGGTACGTGCCCGCGCATCACTCGGTCGAGAATTTTGCGCAGGCCATCCGCGCCATCGGCGAACCGATCCACAATCGCACCGCCGAGGAAATTTCGATGGCGCGGCTGCTGACCCTGCTGCTCGAAGTCACCGGCCTGTTCGACATGACGACGCGGCCCGAGCTGATTCTGCTGCAAAAGACCATGGTCGTAGTCGAGGGCGTGGCGCGCGGCTTCGATCCCAGGCTCGACATCTGGAAGGTCGCCGATCCCGTGGTGCGCGAATGGATCGAGCGCAATCTCGGGCCGATCGGCCGGGTGCAGGGCGCGCTCGCCGGTGGCGGCGACCTCGCCCGCATCCTGATGCGTCTCCCGGATCTTGCCGCGCGTTCGGTCGCGGTGCTCGAGCAGTTCGAGACCATGACGCGCGAGGGCCTGCGGCTGTCGCCGGAGAGCATCGCCGCGATGGGCCGCAGCGAGGGCCGCAAGAACCGCTGGCGTACCGTGGCGCTCTGGATCATTGCCGCGACCTTCATCGGCATCCTGATCGCCGTCCGGAATTTGTGA
- the coaBC gene encoding bifunctional phosphopantothenoylcysteine decarboxylase/phosphopantothenate--cysteine ligase CoaBC, giving the protein MASLTIRKLDEGVKTYLRLRSAKNHRSVEEEVRVILRELIEGREEPLTPFAVPPEASPAAASARTSAVPEASVTLIIGGGIAAFKSLDLIRRLKERRIEIRCVLTKAAEQFVTPLSVSALSHERVYTDLFDPRSEFDAGHIRLARDCDLIVVAPATADLMAKMANGHADDLASAILLATNRKILLAPAMNPLMWNNPATRRNVAQLQRDGILLIGPNSGEMAEAGEAGVGRMSEAIEIATAAERLLRPPVPRRLAGKRVLITAGPTHEPIDPVRYIANRSSGKQGFAIAAAARAAGADVILVSGPVDLDDPAGVTVKRVESARQMLEQVQAALPADIAIFAAAVADWRVANEGGQKLKKTSAGMPPLQLVENPDILATISKLADKRPPLVIGFAAETEHLIDNAKTKLARKGCDWIVANDVSPATGVMGGDRNTVHLISKNAENNGEITVDSWPVMTKEQVAIELVAHIVKSVTDKSREPAS; this is encoded by the coding sequence ATGGCAAGCTTGACCATCCGCAAGCTCGACGAGGGCGTTAAAACCTATCTGCGCCTGCGCTCGGCCAAGAACCACAGGTCGGTCGAGGAAGAGGTCCGGGTCATCCTGCGGGAGCTGATCGAGGGCCGCGAAGAGCCGCTGACGCCGTTTGCGGTACCGCCCGAGGCATCCCCTGCGGCTGCGTCGGCGCGCACCAGCGCCGTCCCCGAGGCCAGCGTCACCCTGATCATCGGCGGCGGCATCGCAGCCTTCAAGTCGCTCGACCTGATCCGCAGGCTGAAGGAGCGCCGCATCGAGATCCGCTGCGTGCTCACCAAGGCGGCAGAGCAATTCGTCACGCCGCTCTCGGTCAGCGCCCTTTCCCATGAGCGCGTCTACACCGACCTGTTCGATCCCCGGAGCGAGTTCGACGCCGGCCATATTCGCCTCGCGCGCGACTGCGATCTGATCGTGGTGGCCCCGGCGACCGCCGACCTGATGGCCAAGATGGCCAACGGCCATGCCGACGATCTCGCCAGCGCCATCCTGCTCGCGACCAATCGAAAAATCCTGCTGGCGCCGGCGATGAACCCGCTGATGTGGAACAATCCGGCGACGCGACGCAACGTCGCACAGCTTCAACGCGACGGCATCCTGCTGATCGGCCCCAACTCCGGCGAGATGGCCGAAGCGGGCGAGGCCGGCGTCGGCCGCATGTCCGAGGCGATCGAAATCGCGACTGCCGCCGAGCGGCTGCTGCGGCCGCCGGTGCCGCGCCGGCTCGCCGGCAAGCGCGTGCTGATCACCGCGGGTCCGACCCACGAGCCGATCGATCCGGTGCGCTATATCGCCAATCGCTCTTCGGGCAAGCAGGGCTTTGCCATAGCCGCGGCGGCGCGGGCCGCCGGGGCCGACGTGATTCTGGTGAGCGGCCCGGTCGATCTCGACGACCCCGCTGGCGTCACGGTGAAGCGCGTGGAATCGGCGCGGCAGATGCTGGAGCAGGTGCAGGCAGCACTTCCCGCCGACATCGCGATCTTCGCCGCCGCCGTCGCCGACTGGCGCGTCGCCAATGAAGGCGGGCAGAAGCTGAAGAAGACCTCGGCCGGCATGCCGCCGCTTCAATTGGTCGAGAACCCTGATATCCTCGCCACGATCTCCAAGCTCGCCGACAAGCGCCCGCCGCTGGTGATCGGCTTTGCCGCCGAGACCGAACACCTGATCGACAACGCCAAGACAAAACTCGCCCGCAAGGGCTGCGACTGGATCGTCGCCAACGACGTCTCGCCCGCCACCGGGGTGATGGGCGGCGACCGCAACACCGTCCACCTCATCAGCAAGAATGCTGAGAACAACGGCGAGATCACAGTTGATTCCTGGCCGGTGATGACCAAGGAACAGGTCGCCATCGAACTGGTCGCGCATATCGTGAAAAGCGTGACCGACAAATCCCGGGAGCCGGCATCTTGA